A section of the Bombus huntii isolate Logan2020A chromosome 5, iyBomHunt1.1, whole genome shotgun sequence genome encodes:
- the LOC126865845 gene encoding uncharacterized protein LOC126865845 — MVIVNIVHTSIRNNGKNLDHDHNEGVGDNGPYYHYGYSQSDSNYGKGYPGFASGHHYHHHELNHDYADHHHGLITEVEALLERNCYSQEECALPWYKRLENTLESCSSHLTALYTMRYEGDTRIKVSIALTITLALGHRSRAGVISLEAEALHGQQDPVQHSSLANSYLQFHGPVEGPVFEVKVPYAENHEDSSNNLHGHEQQEHGYEFDYVAHPKYEFSYGVEDHQTGDFHAQKETRDGSSVSGQYSVKEPGGSIRVVSYRADKDGFHAVVHTSGKNDHSADIYVGQGQLPVHDHQTAAQQEQDIQDYVASYTTNEGY, encoded by the exons ATGGTTATAGTAAATATAGTACATACCAGTATAAGAAACAATGGAAAAAA TCTTGACCATGACCATAACGAAGGAGTTGGTGACAACGGACCGTATTATCACTATGGCTATAGTCAAAGCGATAGTAATTACGGTAAAGGTTATCCTGGTTTCGCAAGTGGCCACCATTATCATCACCATGAGTTAAATCATGATTACGCTGACCATCATCATGGGTTG ATTACTGAAGTCGAAGCGTTATTAGAACGAAATTGCTACTCACAGGAAG AATGTGCATTGCCATGGTATAAAAGGCTAGAAAATACGTTGGAAAGTTGCAGTTCTCACTTGACCGCTTTATATACCATGAGATACGAGGGAGACACGAGGATCAAG GTCAGTATCGCCTTGACCATCACGTTGGCGCTCGGCCATCGATCACGAGCCGGCGTGATATCCCTGGAAGCGGAGGCTTTACACGGACAACAGGATCCAGTGCAGCACAGTTCACTGGCCAACTCGTACCTGCAGTTTCACGGGCCCGTCGAGGGGCCAGTGTTTGAGGTGAAAGTACCGTACGCGGAGAATCACGAGGACAGCTCGAACAATTTGCACGGACACGAGCAACAGGAACACGGTTACGAGTTTGACTATGTCGCGCATCCGAAGTACGAGTTCTCGTACGGCGTCGAGGATCATCAGACTGGCGATTTCCATGCTCAGAAAGAAACGCGAGAtg GAAGCAGCGTGTCCGGCCAGTACAGCGTGAAGGAACCAGGTGGTAGCATTCGAGTGGTCAGCTACCGCGCCGACAAGGATGGATTTCATGCCGTGGTGCACACTTCCGGCAAGAACGACCACTCGGCTGATATCTACGTCGGTCAAGGCCAGCTTCCAGTTCACGATCACCAAACTGCGGCGCAACAGGAACAAGACATCCAAGATTACGTCGCCTCGTACACCACCAACGAAGGATATTGA